The Natronosporangium hydrolyticum nucleotide sequence CCGGACCGTTGCCCGCTCCGAGCCGCAGCAGCGCCCGGGCCAACCGGGACCGGACCGGCAGCAACGCGAGTTCCCCGCGCAGCTCGGCGGACTCCCGGACCCGAGCCATGGTGTAGTGCAGAAAACTGGCCGAGACCGCCGGGTCGGCGGTGAACCGGCGCAGTTGTTCACCGGTGAGTAGGCGGGCGGTCACCGCGCTGATCGCGGTCACGGTGGCGGAGCGCGGTTGACCGTCCAGCGCCGCCAGCTCCCCGATCACGTCTCCGCCGGCGCGGACCGTAAGGATGGTCTGGCCCCCGGTGGGTTCCGAACGTTGGATCTTCACCGCGCCTCGGAGCAGCACGTACGCGTGTCTGCCCGACTCGCCTTGCTGAAAGAAGATCTGCCCTTGGCGGAAGGACACCCCGACCCCGAGGCGGGCGAGCGCCGACCACTGCGCTGCCGGCAGCAGGCCAGCGAGCCCGCGCTCGCCCGCTGACTCACCGCGCACGCCCGCTCACGGGGACAGGATAGTGTCCGCCGGGCACCCCGGCGACCCGAACCGGGCCGCTAGGAGTTCACCCCGCCCGGCCGCCGCCTCACCAGCGACGAGGCCGGTGCCGGGCGCTTCGGGCGGTAGACCAGCAGCGTGCCGGGGAGCTTGCCGAAGCTCAGCGTGTCGGTGCGACCACCAGCTTCGCCATCGTGGGCCACCGGCAGCGCGCCGTCGAGCGAGTCCACATGCACCGTCTTAGCGAGGCGGGCGTGGTAGAGCCCGTCGCGGCCGCTGAGGCCGGCCAACGTCGACAGCACCGCGCGGGCTCGGGAGAAGCGGGCGTCGGCGCGCAGAAACTGCACGTCGAGCCAGCCGTCGTCGAGCCGCGGTCGCCACGCCGGGGTATTGCCCTGTGGCCGGTATTCACCGTTGCCGACGAACAGGGTCCACACGGTGGCCGGTTCGCCGTCGATCCGTAGCCGCAGCGGTTCGTGCCGGCGGAGCACCTGGCCGGCCGCGACCGCCATCGCCAGCCACTTGCCCCATTGTGGCTCCAGCTGCTCCCGGCGGCGGACCATCTCCGGGTAGGCGCCGATGACCGCGGTGTTGAGGAAGGGCCGGCCGTTGATCGTGGCGACATCGACCGCCACCGCCTCACCGCTGGCGAGCGCCTGCAGCGTGTCCTGGACGGCTGAGATGTCGGCGTCCCGGGCGAAGTGGTTGAGGGTGCCGGTGGGGAAGACCGCTAGTGGCAGGCCGTGCCGCAGCGCCGCCGCCGCCACCGAGGCCACGGTGCCGTCGCCGCCGGCCGCGCCGAGCGCCCGGGCGTCCGGTGCCTGGCCGGCGAGTTCGGCGTCGAGGTCGACTTCGTCGGTGAGTTCGATGAAGCTCGCCGCCGGCAGTGCCGCCTTGAGCTGGGGGCCGGGGTCCCCGTTCGGGCCGGAGCGGGGATTGAGCACCACCACGAGACCTTCGCCCTGCTCTATCCGGGGAGCCGGCAGGTAGGGGCGGAGCCGGGGCGGGCCGGCGACCGTCAGCGGCCACCAGCGACGGGTGGCGAGGGCGAGGCCGGCGCCGAGCGCGGCCCCGGCGACCACGTCGCTGGCGTAGTGGACTCCGACGTGGACCCGGGAGTAGCCGACTGCGGCGGCGAGCGGCGCCACCGCGGCGCCGGCGAGCGGGCTCTCCAGGGCTACTCCGGTGGCGAAGGCGGCGGCCGAGGCGGCGTGGCCGCTCGGGAACGAGCCGCTGGTCGGGGTGCGGCGCAGTTGCCGCACCACCGGGGTCCGGTCCACGGCTGGGCGTTGCCGCTGGGCGAGCGGCTTGAGGACGGCGTTGGTGATCAGGCTGGTGGCGGCGAGGGCTCCGAGTCCGCGGATGGCGGCGCGGCGGGTGCGGCCAGGGATCAGCAGGCCGGCGGCGGCCACCGCCAACCAGAGCCGGCTGTAGTTGGCTGAGTTGCTCAGCATTCGCATTGTGTGGTCGAGCCGGGTTCCGGTGGCGGTCATGTAGGCACACTACCCAGTCAGTGGGCGGTTCTCACCTGTCCCGATCAAGGCGTTGATGTTGGCAGCGCCGCGAGAGGAGGAATCTTCGCTAAACACCATAAACCGGATAAACCTTGTGAAAAGCTGTCTGACGTTGCGGCGGGATCGAGTTCACAAGAGACGGAGTAAACCGATGGGAGTCAGACGGATTGGCGGCGTCGCCGCCGCGTCCATGTTGGGGGTGGTCGCCGGGTTGGGGCCGGTGGCGCCGGTCTTCGCAGCGGAGTCTGCCGATGCCGAGGTTGCCGACGACGCCGTGGTGGTCGAGGAGAGCACCACCCTCGCGGAGCTGATCGAGCAGCTCGACCTCGAGGTCCTGGTCCAGAACGATGTGCGTCGCAGCGATCAGGCGACCGCCGTGGAGTGGGCCCCGCCTGCGCCGAGCGGCCCGGTGCTGGACTCGGGCTACCCGTGGTGGATCGCCGAGGCTGCCGCGGCGGCCACGCCCGGCCCAGGGTTGACACCGGTGGCGCTGCATCCGTATCTACTGTCGCACTACCCCGGCGGCTACCCGGTGGTCGTCAGCTACCCGGTGACGGTCGGCTACCCAGTGGCGGTCGGCTATCCAGTGGCGAACCCGCAACCGGCCGCTGACACCTACACGTTGCAGATCGACCAGCTGATCATCGTTCGCTAATTGACCTTACAGAAGCCCATCGGCCAGGGACGGGGGATGGCCGGGGGTCGGTCTCCTGTTGACCGTACCGAAGGGGAGCGAGGGACGTGAGGGATTCTCGGTTGCTCGGCGGGTTCGGGCTTACCCGGCGGGGTCGGCCAGCCGATGGGTAAGCGCGGTGTAGCGGCGGCCGGCCCCGGCGGTGCGCACCGCGATCGCGATCGCCTTGCGCGCGCCGGCCAACACCACCAGCCGCTTGGCCCGGGTCACCGCGGTGTAGAGCAGGTTCCGCTGCAACATCGGGTACGCGCTGGTGGTCACCGGGATGACCACCGCAGGGTATTCGCTGCCCTGCGACCGGTGCACCGTGATCGCGTACGCGTGGGCAAGCTCATCCAGCTCATCGAAGTCGTAGCCGATCTCCTCATCCTCGTCGGTGCGGACGAGCAGGCGCTGGTCGTCGAGGTCGACGGTGGTAACCACGCCGACGGTGCCGTTGAAGACCCCGGCTGCGCCCTTCTCGTAGTTGTTGCGGAGCTGGATCACCTTGTCGCCGGCGCGGAAGACCCGGGCGCCGTGGCGCCGCTCCGGCTGGCCCTCGCGGGGTGGTGACAGCGCCTGCTGCAGCGCGGTGTTGAGCGCGCCGGCGCCGCAGACTCCCCGGTGCATGGGGGCGAGGACCTGCACCTCCCGGGCGTGGATGCGGAACCGGCGGGGGATCCGGTTCGCCACGATGTCCACCACCTGCTCGGCGGTGGCTTCGGGCTCGTCGCTGGGGAAGAGGAAGAAGTCCGGGTGGGCGCCGAACTCGGGGGACTGCCCGTGGTTGATCCGGTGGGCGTTGATCACCACCCCCGACTCCTGGGCCTGCCGGAAGATCTCGGTCAACCGGACCCGGGGGATCGGTTCGGCGGCGAGTAGGTCCCGCAGCACCTCCCCGGCGCCCACCGAGGGGAGCTGATCCACGTCGCCCACCAGCAGCAGGTGGGCTCCGGCGGGAACCGCCTTCGTGAGCTTGTTCGCCAGCAACAGATCCAGCATGGACGCCTCGTCGACCACCACCAGATCCGCGTCGAGCGGGTTGTCGGCGTCGCGGGCGGCGTCACCGCCGGGTCGCAGCTCCAACAGCCGATGGACGGTGGCGGCCGGGTGACCGGTCAGCTCGGTGAGTCGTTTCGCGGCCCGGCCGGTCGGGGCGGCCAGCACGATCTTCGCCCGCTTCGCCGCCGCCACCTCGATGATCGACCGGACCGTGAAGGACTTGCCGCAGCCGGGCCCGCCGGTGAGCACCGCCACCTTCTCGGTCAGCGCGAGCCGCACCGCCGCCCGTTGACCGGCGGCGAGTTCGGCGCCGGTGCGCAGCTGCAGCCAGCGGAAGACCTTCTCCCAGTCGACCGTGGCGAAGTGGGGCAGCCGGTCGTCGCGGCTGTGCAGCAGCCGCCGGAACCCGTTCGCCAACGCCTGCTCGGCCCGGTGGAACGGCACCAGATAGGCCGCCGGGATGGTCCCGTGCTCATCGCTGGGGTTCGGCACCGCCTCCCGGACCACCCCGTCCTCGTCGGCGAGGGCCGCCAGCTGCGGGCGGACCAGCTCGGCCGCGAGCGCGAGGATCTCGGCGGCGTCGGCGACCAGGTTCGGTTCCGGCAGGAAGCAGTGGCCGTTGTCGGCCGCCTCCGAGAGGGTGTAGCGGAGCCCGGCGCGGATCCGTTGCGGGCTGTCGTGGGGGATGCCCACCGCCTGGGCGATAGTGTCGGCGGTCTTGAATCCGATGCCCCACACGTCGCTGGCGAGTCGGTAAGGTTCGTTGCGGACCACCGAGATCGACCCGTCGCCGTACTGCTTGTAGATCCGCACCGCCAGCGACGTGGACACGCCGACCCCCTGCAGGAAGAGCATCACCTCCTTGATCGCCTGCTGTTCGAGCCAGGCGGCGCCGATCGCAGCGGTCCGTTTGTTGCCCAGCCCGTGCACCTCGCGCAGCCGCGCGGGCTCCTCTTCGATCACCCGCAGCGTGTCCGCGCCGAAGGTGGCGACGATCCGGGCGGCGGTCTTCGGTCCGATCCCCTTGATCAGCCCGGAGCCGAGGTAACGCTCGATGCCCTGCACGGTCGCCGGCAGCACAGTGGTGTACGAGTGGACCTCGAACTGCTTGCCGTAGCGAGGGTGGGAACTCCACCGGCCGACCAGCTTCAGGCTCTCCCCGGGCTGCACCCCGAGCAGCGAACCCACCACCGTCAGCAGGTCGTCGCCGGAGCGGCCGGTCGCCACCCGGGCGACCGTGTAACCCGTCTCGTCGTTGGCGTAGGTGATCCGCTCCAGCACCGCCTCCAGCACCGCCCCCCGCGGCCGCGTTTCGCTGGACGCGGGGGGCGGAATGCTGGTCACGACCCCATGATGGCAACCAGCCGGGGACCGCTGGCGCCGGGGCTACTGCGGTTCGTGGACCTCCGGCGTGACTCCGGTGGTGGCGCCGCCGTCCACGACGAACTCGGTGCCGGTCGAGTAGGTCGCCTCGCCGACCACGAACCGCACCATCCGGGCCACCTCCTCCGGCCGGCCGAACCGGCGAATCGGCTGCCCGGCGACGACCGAGTCCTCGAAGCCGGCGGTCATCGGGGTGGCGATCGGTCCCGGGTGCACCGAGCAGACCCGGATCTGATCCGGCGCCAGCTCCATCGCGGCGGTCTTGGTCAGGCCGCGCAGCCCCCACTTGCTGGCGACGTACGCCCCCAGGTTGCCGTAACCCATCAGGCCGGCCGTGGACGAGACGTTGACGATGCAGCCGCCGCCGGCTCGGCGCATCGAGGGCAC carries:
- a CDS encoding Crp/Fnr family transcriptional regulator — encoded protein: MRGESAGERGLAGLLPAAQWSALARLGVGVSFRQGQIFFQQGESGRHAYVLLRGAVKIQRSEPTGGQTILTVRAGGDVIGELAALDGQPRSATVTAISAVTARLLTGEQLRRFTADPAVSASFLHYTMARVRESAELRGELALLPVRSRLARALLRLGAGNGPGDRPEVQLSQQDLAQLVGASRNAVVVALAELRTAGLLTTHRKTIIIRDRSGLAGYAQP
- a CDS encoding bifunctional phosphatase PAP2/diacylglycerol kinase family protein, producing the protein MTATGTRLDHTMRMLSNSANYSRLWLAVAAAGLLIPGRTRRAAIRGLGALAATSLITNAVLKPLAQRQRPAVDRTPVVRQLRRTPTSGSFPSGHAASAAAFATGVALESPLAGAAVAPLAAAVGYSRVHVGVHYASDVVAGAALGAGLALATRRWWPLTVAGPPRLRPYLPAPRIEQGEGLVVVLNPRSGPNGDPGPQLKAALPAASFIELTDEVDLDAELAGQAPDARALGAAGGDGTVASVAAAALRHGLPLAVFPTGTLNHFARDADISAVQDTLQALASGEAVAVDVATINGRPFLNTAVIGAYPEMVRRREQLEPQWGKWLAMAVAAGQVLRRHEPLRLRIDGEPATVWTLFVGNGEYRPQGNTPAWRPRLDDGWLDVQFLRADARFSRARAVLSTLAGLSGRDGLYHARLAKTVHVDSLDGALPVAHDGEAGGRTDTLSFGKLPGTLLVYRPKRPAPASSLVRRRPGGVNS
- a CDS encoding ATP-dependent RecD-like DNA helicase, which encodes MPPPASSETRPRGAVLEAVLERITYANDETGYTVARVATGRSGDDLLTVVGSLLGVQPGESLKLVGRWSSHPRYGKQFEVHSYTTVLPATVQGIERYLGSGLIKGIGPKTAARIVATFGADTLRVIEEEPARLREVHGLGNKRTAAIGAAWLEQQAIKEVMLFLQGVGVSTSLAVRIYKQYGDGSISVVRNEPYRLASDVWGIGFKTADTIAQAVGIPHDSPQRIRAGLRYTLSEAADNGHCFLPEPNLVADAAEILALAAELVRPQLAALADEDGVVREAVPNPSDEHGTIPAAYLVPFHRAEQALANGFRRLLHSRDDRLPHFATVDWEKVFRWLQLRTGAELAAGQRAAVRLALTEKVAVLTGGPGCGKSFTVRSIIEVAAAKRAKIVLAAPTGRAAKRLTELTGHPAATVHRLLELRPGGDAARDADNPLDADLVVVDEASMLDLLLANKLTKAVPAGAHLLLVGDVDQLPSVGAGEVLRDLLAAEPIPRVRLTEIFRQAQESGVVINAHRINHGQSPEFGAHPDFFLFPSDEPEATAEQVVDIVANRIPRRFRIHAREVQVLAPMHRGVCGAGALNTALQQALSPPREGQPERRHGARVFRAGDKVIQLRNNYEKGAAGVFNGTVGVVTTVDLDDQRLLVRTDEDEEIGYDFDELDELAHAYAITVHRSQGSEYPAVVIPVTTSAYPMLQRNLLYTAVTRAKRLVVLAGARKAIAIAVRTAGAGRRYTALTHRLADPAG
- a CDS encoding glucose 1-dehydrogenase translates to MTLTNQTAIVTGGARGIGAAITETLVAEGMQVMIADILDDDGKALADRLGERAAYVHLDVTNTDQWAAAVTAAEQSYGPVSVLVNNAGVLDFGAIADQDPASFRRVIDINLYGAWLGMHQTVPSMRRAGGGCIVNVSSTAGLMGYGNLGAYVASKWGLRGLTKTAAMELAPDQIRVCSVHPGPIATPMTAGFEDSVVAGQPIRRFGRPEEVARMVRFVVGEATYSTGTEFVVDGGATTGVTPEVHEPQ